A segment of the Vibrio sp. YMD68 genome:
CTCAACTACCGCTAAAATTTCTTTACTCATTCTATCTAGCCTCTTAAGCTCAAATTTTTCTAGGAGAACTAAAATTTAGGAATCAGGTTTGCTTTCGAGATATTGCTCAATGCAAAACTCTCTTGCTTACCTTCAACAACGACTGAAATTGTCTCACCATCGACAGAGTGAATATCACCCTTCCATTTACGACGATTTTCGACAGCCATTTTCAAAACGATGTTGACCTCGTGACCAATAAACTGTTCGTAGTGTGCTGCTGTGAAAAGTGGTCTTTCAAGACCTGGAGAAGACACTTCTAGGTTATAAGCCACTGAAATTGGATCTTCTACATCCAAAACGGCACTCACTTGACGACTCACTTCTGAGCAGTCATCTACGTTAATGCCGTTTGCATGATCGATATAGATACGCAGCGTTGAGTGCTCGCCTGCACGAATAAACTCTAATCCAACTAACTCATAGCCTGATGCAGATACTGGCGCATCAAGCATGTCAGTAAGTTGTCTCTCTAAACCAGTCATTTAAACCACTCCAGAAACAAAAAAAGGGCATAGAGCCCAATTTAAATCCCAAGCAACAACCCAGCTTCAATTAAAAAGCTAGATAACAAAAAACCCCGATATAGTCGGGGTTTTTTATTGCTGGACCCTTTATTCGTTAAAGATTAAGCATCTTTAACTCACAGTAATGAATGACTATTACTGCGCAAACTTGTCCACAAATCCCAAAAGGATTGGTTGCGGGAGCCGGATTTGAACCGACGACCTTCGGGTTATGAGCCCGACGAGCTACCAAACTGCTCCATCCCGCGTCCGACTTGCTGTGCATTATACGCTCAACAAGGTGATTTACAAGTTTGTAAATATGGTGCCGAGAGAGGGACTTGAACCCTCACACCCTAAGGCACTAGCACCTCATGCTAGCGTGTCTACCAATTTCACCATCTCGGCAGCTAAATCATTGAATTAGCTTATTGAGGAATCTCGTCGCCACTTTCGGCTGGGATTTCACTCACTACATCTTCAGCTTGTTGGATTACTTGACCTTGAGTTGGGTCGATCCATTGTGACTCAGTCTTACTTGTAGACATATTGCCAAGCACTAAGCTAAGGATGAAAAATACTGTTGCAAAAATTGCAGTCATTCGGGTTAGGAAATTCCCTGAGCCACCAGCACCAAACACAGTGTTTGAAGCGCCAGCACCGAATGAGGCTCCCATATCTGCGCCTTTACCTTGCTGAATCAACACAAGGCCAATTACACCGAGCGCTGCCAACAGGTAAGTCACAAGTAGAACTGAAAACATGATGTCCACCTATGTTCCAAATTGTTGAGCCAGCGCCGTTTAAAAACTTGCTAAAGCAATACTTTTAAAACAAGGCTAGCGACCTCCTAACTGAAGGCCGAGCAATACTAGCGAAAGCCGTGTGCGCTGACAAGAAGATTTTAAGAAAAACACCCTTAATATGTACTAAGCGGTCAAAAAAAGGGCAAATAGCGAGTTTATAGTGTGTGAGTATTGAAAATTGGCGATAACGCCCCCTCAACACTCACCCCACTGGCTAACAGCTTTCTTTAACGGCTGTGGCGATTTTAGATGCAGAGGCTTGAACAAGCTCAGCGTCTTCCCCTTCAACCATGACTCGCAGTAGCGGCTCTGTGCCCGATTTACGCAGTAATACGCGCCCCTTAGCACCCAGTTGCGATTCGACTTCGGTTACCGCTTGTTTGACGGCTTCGGCTTCAAGTGGATTAGAGTCACCGCTAAAGCGTACATTCTCAAGAACCTGTGGGTATAACGTCATACCTTGCGATAGCTCATTAAGCGACATTTCACTTCCAACAATGGAGGCAATCACTTGAAGCGCAGCAACAATAGCATCACCCGTCGTGACTTTATCAAGCAGAATGACGTGTCCTGAGTTTTCTGCACCAATCTTCCAATCACGTTCCAGAAGCTTCTCCATCACGTATCTGTCACCAACTGATGCTCGCACAAATGGAATGCCTAGTTGCTTAAGGCCATTTTCCATACCTAGATTGGTCATCAAGGTACCGACAACGCCACCTTTCAATTCACCACGACGCAGAGCATCACGAGCAATAATGTAAGCGATTTGGTCACCATCGACTTTATTGCCAAATTCATCAACCATGATGATGCGATCGCCATCACCATCAAACGCTACGCCTAAGTGCGCCTTCTCTTCTACTACGCGCTTTTGTAACGCTCGAACATCGGTCGCACCGACTTCGTGATTGATGTTGGTTCCATTAGGCTCTACACCAATCGTCACTATTTCTGCGCCCAGCTCTGTAAAAACACTCGGAGCAATATGATAAGTTGCCCCATGCGCACAATCGATCACGACTTTTAATCCAGATAGGCTCAATTCACTTGGGAAAGTACTTTTACAAAACTCTATGTATCGTCCGGCCGCATCGTTAAGTCGCATCGCTTTACCAAGCAGGGCAGAGTCCACACATTCAATGTCTTTATCCATCTCGGCTTCAATCGCCAACTCGATGTCATCGGGCAGTTTTGTACCTTCTGATGAAAAGAATTTGATGCCATTATCGTAATATGGGTTGTGTGACGCTGAGATAACGATCCCTGCTTCAGCACGAAATGTTTGGGTTAGATATGCGACAGCGGGAGTTGGCATCGGCCCTGTTAAAGTAGCCTTAAGACCAGCTGCAGCCAAACCTGCCTCTAATGCAGACTCTAGCATATAGCCCGAGATGCGAGTGTCTTTACCGATGATGACTTTTTTTGTGCCTTGCTTTGCCAGCACACGGCCAGCAGCCCAGCCCAGCTTTAATACAAAGTCAGGCGTAATTGGATACTGCCCTACTTTGCCTCGCACACCGTCGGTGCCGAAATAACGTCTTTTATCTGACATTTTAATTCCTTTATAAATAGATTCGGGCTACAGATTATTGTTCATGGTTGTAATGATCTTCATTGCTTCCAATGTTTCTTCAACATCATGAACGCGTATAATCTGTGCTCCTTTTATTGCAGCAATCGTTGCGCAGGTAACACTCGCTACCATGCATTCAGCAGGCTTTTTATCTAAAAGCCTAAAAATCATTGACTTGCGAGACATACCAGCCAGGATCGGCATGCCTAATTGATGAAATTTATCCAGATGTGCAAGCAGGTGGTAATTATGCTCTAAGGTCTTACCAAATCCAAAGCCAGGATCGAGAATAATTTTAGAGGCATCAATCCCTTTCGCTTCACACGCTTGCACACGTTCAGAGAGGAAAGCACTGATATCCTCGATAACATCTGAATAATGGGGGTTGTTTTGCATCGATCGTGGCTGACCTTGCATGTGCATTAAACAAATCGGTACTTGCGCTTTTGCGGCTACGTCTAATGCACCAGGCTCTTGTAACGCACGAACATCATTGATGATATCAGCTCCGGCCAGGATCGCTTGCTCCATAACTTCGGCTTTGCTTGTATCAATGGATATCCAAACATCTGAACGCTCACGAATGGCTCGAATGATAGGAATCACGCGATTCAATTCTTCATCGAGAGACACATCAGGAGCACCTGGTCTGGTTGACTCTCCGCCGATGTCGATAATGCTAACCCCC
Coding sequences within it:
- the rimP gene encoding ribosome maturation factor RimP, which codes for MTGLERQLTDMLDAPVSASGYELVGLEFIRAGEHSTLRIYIDHANGINVDDCSEVSRQVSAVLDVEDPISVAYNLEVSSPGLERPLFTAAHYEQFIGHEVNIVLKMAVENRRKWKGDIHSVDGETISVVVEGKQESFALSNISKANLIPKF
- the secG gene encoding preprotein translocase subunit SecG produces the protein MFSVLLVTYLLAALGVIGLVLIQQGKGADMGASFGAGASNTVFGAGGSGNFLTRMTAIFATVFFILSLVLGNMSTSKTESQWIDPTQGQVIQQAEDVVSEIPAESGDEIPQ
- the glmM gene encoding phosphoglucosamine mutase; amino-acid sequence: MSDKRRYFGTDGVRGKVGQYPITPDFVLKLGWAAGRVLAKQGTKKVIIGKDTRISGYMLESALEAGLAAAGLKATLTGPMPTPAVAYLTQTFRAEAGIVISASHNPYYDNGIKFFSSEGTKLPDDIELAIEAEMDKDIECVDSALLGKAMRLNDAAGRYIEFCKSTFPSELSLSGLKVVIDCAHGATYHIAPSVFTELGAEIVTIGVEPNGTNINHEVGATDVRALQKRVVEEKAHLGVAFDGDGDRIIMVDEFGNKVDGDQIAYIIARDALRRGELKGGVVGTLMTNLGMENGLKQLGIPFVRASVGDRYVMEKLLERDWKIGAENSGHVILLDKVTTGDAIVAALQVIASIVGSEMSLNELSQGMTLYPQVLENVRFSGDSNPLEAEAVKQAVTEVESQLGAKGRVLLRKSGTEPLLRVMVEGEDAELVQASASKIATAVKESC
- the folP gene encoding dihydropteroate synthase — protein: MKITSNNKQLDLSTPQVMGILNVTPDSFSDGGEFSSLGPAIVQADKMIAAGVSIIDIGGESTRPGAPDVSLDEELNRVIPIIRAIRERSDVWISIDTSKAEVMEQAILAGADIINDVRALQEPGALDVAAKAQVPICLMHMQGQPRSMQNNPHYSDVIEDISAFLSERVQACEAKGIDASKIILDPGFGFGKTLEHNYHLLAHLDKFHQLGMPILAGMSRKSMIFRLLDKKPAECMVASVTCATIAAIKGAQIIRVHDVEETLEAMKIITTMNNNL